In Erpetoichthys calabaricus chromosome 2, fErpCal1.3, whole genome shotgun sequence, a genomic segment contains:
- the LOC127526841 gene encoding zinc finger protein 518A-like, whose product MEWSRTTSSEDEDHVLICLTQGTNDVEGPEVNLSMHPVLRSLATDQAERSIVSQTARKSFKNLYNNESMDISEIQPVHPRTPEKAVLSAKVLQFRCSECEGNTLFSPNDLMKHYKSNHYGFLPIYPCNLCSFSANDFQILQQHRLIHRNTLVKCDVCKDDVQYTLLQLTRHFTMRHCVNGYFRCEKCKFSTKDVGTFVQHIHRHNEIQYRCGKCQHVSYTKGEFQKHLLVHTGSFPFNCQFCDYGATRKDYVIKHIYSLHSDQFEQSPNYLQKEDVAKCALNNSAGLKFMLKRSSTVPLNEVLWQTKDPQDISGNDVAGECERLNIPKITARETPPFLGRTANNEKGRTASSCIVKNEPPNASDCVLSQITMESTQNHNSGLLKSNINGSSVLYLKNKISVPPNCTTKFMGFKMVGGKKHLVLKVVPVAKAEHSTPSLQSSISGESESDLLNRTHEDTVGVMTKGVPQEQSSQQLRRNFSLGKIHRVRGDLNPDTVKEPSTMFHKIKSEPYTPAVSLTESAPMISHTVTELTDMTTHSSGASQFHKIMVKQEKNDLHVFPDVWQQSGNVSITVENMDEDSCLPNPESRQVFSFHNYSKDTALNRGLSLHPESLFGMTECNEIQNPCSILVSETIHARGTSPGRSAVCSDLHVKKYSQHFSGHKHPEAYEVSENEEVEEINHVASQLNSGQYAEPSDEMCSHDNSPLMPKITSVFSLKNECDSEGSDLDVSQIVERVIEKERKKSLMPEVNKKGCMYSGTRKGSPATSASLDQILGKHSNAIIHQQLEKEHGRPSGSVELIQSLNLPESKHILLHPSSNGSSIPFQFGNRSGFKLIRGTSLSQINESEKPESAPGLKFAVNNGRLQAFSSVKSENKSDSVSGVTLQGAGKRMFPSRLQKSSGTGHILLNGKPLKGSLVVSKSVPSLCTETASKVPTCFLVKPQVSTGTAAVVKGCSSNKQQAFLLKCLTPIKSNLLLNSQATGLMINREPSTQESGSNAQKVLLKIVRSTAKPNSVCGRGEPLRRGASVLTADMSHAVLQTVTQANRSIVMAADTLAASSMLMSQNQSSTEHLPPNSRASKRLACTVDVPLKYSLRANAQNKEKDIPAIMNSVNKRSDSQRLDSSSLLTARRKRQKRLVTAENIQEHPKTKKILNKNVNESDEVLSHEVGQTLAPKDVVRTLRLVPFNRTQVIKCPRRNQPVVVLNHPDADPPEIVNVMKTVSKFKGHVLKVALSQRTIAALSEAERNFSLSLTSQDYQTIRGHKIKAISPVKERFVLKLKLKKTSRNKYKVVNSTSVSNVTSTFSCWFCGRLFDNQEQWIGHGQRHLMEATRDWNLLL is encoded by the coding sequence ATGGAATGGAGCAGAACAACATCATCAGAAGATGAAGACCATGTATTGATTTGTCTGACTCAAGGAACAAATGATGTTGAGGGGCCTGAGGTGAATTTAAGTATGCATCCAGTTTTGCGATCACTTGCTACAGATCAAGCTGAGCGGTCTATTGTATCCCAGACAGCAAGGAAATCATTTAAGAACCTATATAATAACGAGAGCATGGATATTAGTGAAATACAGCCAGTGCATCCAAGAACCCCAGAAAAAGCAGTACTTTCTGCAAAAGTACTCCAGTTCAGATGTAGTGAATGTGAAGGGAATACTTTGTTCAGTCCAAATGACTTAATGAAGCATTATAAATCAAACCATTATGGATTTCTGCCTATATATCCATGCAATTTGTGCAGCTTCTCAGCTAATGATTTCCAGATTCTTCAACAGCATCGGCTGATTCACCGCAACACACTAGTAAAGTGTGATGTTTGCAAAGATGATGTTCAGTATACTCTTCTTCAGTTAACAAGACATTTTACTATGAGACACTGTGTAAATGGATATTTCCGTTGTGAAAAGTGCAAGTTTTCTACAAAGGATGTAGGAACATTTGTACAGCACATACACCGCCATAATGAAATCCAGTATAGATGTGGGAAATGTCAACATGTAAGCTATACAAAAGGTGAATTTCAGAAGCACCTACTGGTTCATACTGGATCTTTTCCATTTAATTGTCAGTTTTGCGATTATGGGGCAACACGTAAAGATTATGTTATAAAGCACATATATTCTTTGCACAGTGATCAGTTTGAGCAATCGCCTAATTATCTTCAAAAAGAGGATGTTGCTAAATGTGCACTAAATAACTCAGCGGGCCTGAAATTTATGTTGAAGAGAAGTTCGACTGTACCATTGAATGAGGTACTGTGGCAGACCAAAGATCCTCAGGATATATCTGGAAATGATGTGGCTGGAGAGTGCGAAAGGTTAAATATACCTAAAATCACTGCACGTGAAACTCCTCCTTTTTTGGGTAGAACtgcaaataatgaaaaaggaaggACTGCATCCTCCTGTATAGTAAAGAATGAACCACCAAATGCTTCAGACTGTGTTCTCTCTCAAATTACAATGGAAAGCACTCAGAATCATAATTCTGGCTTACTAAAGTCTAACATCAATGGATCATCTGTAttgtatttgaaaaacaaaatatcagtTCCTCCTAATTGTACCACTAAGTTCATGGGATTCAAGATGGTTGGTGGGAAAAAACATCTAGTGCTAAAAGTAGTTCCTGTAGCCAAGGCAGAACATTCAACACCCTCACTACAGTCTTCCATTTCAGGTGAATCTGAAAGTGATTTACTAAATAGAACACATGAGGATACAGTTGGAGTTATGACTAAAGGGGTTCCACAGGAGCAAAGCAGTCAGCAGCTGAGAAGAAACTTTTCATTGGGCAAGATTCATAGAGTTCGTGGTGACCTGAATCCAGATACAGTAAAAGAACCAAGTACTATGTTCCACAAAATCAAGAGTGAACCCTATACTCCGGCAGTATCATTAACAGAGTCTGCTCCTATGATTAGCCATACAGTTACAGAATTGACAGATATGACCACTCATTCATCAGGTGCTTCACAGTTTCATAAAATCATGGTGAAGCAAGAAAAAAACGATTTACATGTGTTTCCTGATGTTTGGCAGcagtctggaaatgtttcaatAACTGTTGAAAACATGGATGAAGATTCATGTTTACCGAACCCAGAAAGCAGGCAAGTATTTAGCTTTCATAATTACTCCAAGGATACAGCACTTAACCGCGGTCTATCACTGCATCCAGAATCCCTGTTTGGCATGACAGAATGTAATGAAATACAGAACCCTTGTAGCATTCTGGTATCTGAAACCATACATGCAAGAGGTACAAGCCCAGGACGGTCAGCTGTCTGCTCTGACTTGCATGTCAAAAAGTATAGTCAACATTTCTCAGGCCACAAACATCCTGAAGCTTATGAGGTGTCAGAgaatgaagaagtagaagaaatTAATCATGTAGCATCACAATTAAATTCTGGACAGTATGCTGAACCTTCAGATGAAATGTGTTCTCATGATAATTCCCCCTTAATGCCCAAAATTACatctgtattttcattaaaaaatgaatgcgACTCTGAAGGTTCAGATTTGGATGTCAGCCAAATAGTAGAGAGGGTTATtgaaaaggaaaggaagaaatCATTAATGCCTGAAGTTAACAAGAAGGGTTGTATGTATTCTGGGACAAGGAAAGGCTCTCCTGCAACATCTGCTTCATTGGACCAAATACTGGGAAAGCATTCTAATGCAATAATACATCAACAGTTGGAAAAGGAACACGGGAGACCTAGTGGATCTGTCGAACTGATTCAGTCATTGAATTTGCCTGAAAGCAAACACATTTTACTTCATCCTTCTTCAAATGGGTCAAGTATTCCCTTTCAGTTTGGAAACCGCTCAGGATTCAAGTTAATTCGCGGAACCTCACTTTCTCaaataaatgaaagtgaaaaaccCGAGAGCGCCCCTGGATTAAAGTTTGCAGTCAATAATGGAAGATTACAGGCTTTTTCTTCAGTCAAAAGCGAAAATAAGTCTGATTCTGTAAGTGGTGTCACACTTCAAGGTGCTGGGAAAAGGATGTTTCCTTCGAGACTGCAAAAAAGTTCTGGCACAGGACACATTTTGCTGAATGGTAAACCACTTAAAGGTTCACTTGTCGTTTCTAAGTCGGTACCATCACTTTGCACTGAAACAGCTTCAAAAGTGCCAACATGTTTCCTTGTGAAGCCACAGGTGTCCACAGGAACAGCTGCAGTAGTGAAGGGTTGTTCATCCAACAAACAACAAGcatttttgttaaagtgtttaacTCCCATTAAATCAAATTTACTCCTAAACAGTCAAGCTACAGGACTGATGATCAATCGGGAACCCTCTACACAAGAAAGTGGGAGCAATGCACAGAAAGTTTTGTTGAAAATTGTTAGAAGCACCGCTAAACCTAACTCTGTCTGTGGTAGAGGAGAGCCATTGAGGAGAGGAGCATCAGTGCTGACTGCTGACATGTCACATGCTGTTCTTCAAACTGTAACACAAGCAAACAGGTCAATAGTTATGGCAGCAGATACTTTAGCAGCTTCTAGTATGCTGATGTCTCAAAACCAAAGTTCAACTGAACATCTCCCTCCAAACAGCAGGGCTTCTAAGCGTTTGGCGTGTACTGTAGATGTCCCACTTAAATATTCTCTACGTGCAAATGCACAGAACAAAGAGAAAGATATACCTGCAATAATGAACTCAGTAAATAAACGTTCAGATAGTCAAAGACTTGATTCTTCTTCACTATTGACTGCCAGGAGGAAGAGGCAAAAGAGGCTTGTAACTGCAGAGAATATTCAGGAGCacccaaagacaaaaaaaatattaaacaaaaatgtgaatgaaAGTGATGAGGTTCTTAGTCACGAAGTCGGTCAGACATTGGCACCAAAGGACGTTGTCAGGACACTGAGGCTTGTGCCTTTTAATCGAACACAGGTAATAAAGTGCCCTCGACGAAATCAGCCAGTGGTAGTGCTCAATCATCCCGATGCAGATCCTCCTGAAATTGTTAATGTTATGAAGACAGTAAGCAAGTTTAAAGGCCATGTTTTAAAAGTGGCTTTGTCACAAAGAACAATAGCAGCACTTTCTGAGGCAGAGCGTAACTTTTCCCTCAGCTTAACTTCTCAGGATTACCAGACAATTCGAGGGCACAAGATTAAGGCAATAAGCCCCGTGAAAGAGAGGTTTGTtttgaaactgaaactgaagaAGACTAGCAGGAATAAATACAAGGTTGTGAACTCTACCTCTGTCAGTAATGTCACATCTACATTCAGCTGCTGGTTTTGTGGTCGACTCTTTGACAACCAGGAGCAGTGGATAGGACATGGCCAGCGACATCTCATGGAAGCAACAAGAGACTGGAACCTGTTACTCTAA